One window of Mangrovibacterium diazotrophicum genomic DNA carries:
- a CDS encoding RNA polymerase sigma factor, producing MVIRRNYEHDTDKVLFDLFNKKDDSEAYTELFNRYWEKLIFIAVQRLESEEEAEEIVQEVFIRLWERRGKIELKNSFHTYIASCIKYEIYSKLASKQKELHLNLESAALFASSGNTTEEWLNFHQVRQAIEESVKTLPEKCQLVFNLSRNEGYSQKQIASELNISTKTVESHISKALRTIKLSIQNFLFTLF from the coding sequence ATGGTTATTCGAAGAAACTATGAACACGATACAGATAAGGTACTCTTCGACCTTTTCAATAAAAAGGATGATTCTGAAGCTTACACTGAACTCTTTAATCGTTATTGGGAAAAATTAATTTTTATCGCTGTGCAACGGCTGGAATCAGAAGAAGAAGCAGAAGAAATTGTTCAGGAAGTGTTTATCCGCTTGTGGGAAAGAAGAGGAAAGATTGAATTGAAAAATTCATTCCATACCTACATTGCGTCTTGTATCAAATATGAAATCTATTCCAAATTGGCTTCAAAACAGAAAGAGCTTCATCTGAACCTGGAGTCGGCTGCCCTATTTGCATCATCTGGAAATACGACGGAAGAATGGCTCAACTTTCATCAGGTTAGGCAGGCTATTGAAGAATCTGTAAAAACCCTACCGGAGAAATGTCAATTGGTCTTTAACCTGAGTCGAAATGAGGGATATTCCCAAAAGCAAATCGCAAGTGAGCTAAACATTTCAACAAAAACAGTTGAATCACATATATCTAAAGCATTACGTACAATTAAGCTATCCATCCAAAATTTTCTATTTACACTATTCTAA
- a CDS encoding phospholipase D-like domain-containing protein yields MGNTSTTDCQVKADNPHALFTLVAYRGEGMLLLAMNWKAGEPPKDFVGFSIEYKEPNGYKYYALKNRLSFLEENGKPSKESISSLLAPFQKFRWIHFPRNANMKGNFTYRVSPVFMNINNELSYGEPQIVSISLSNETYPNKLNVTFTRGFVSSQAFVNRYESEGGIPALLPTSSKIGLDFTPTHPKAQQALAWMGFEATEEILKLLDDAIDDEDAEVRVVAYDINQPDVLKRLIQLGPRLKIIIDNSGEHGKDDSAETKAMTVLMESAHAEVKRHHMSGLQHNKTIVIDGPKVKAVICGSTNFTWRGFYVQANNAVIMRGAKAIKPFMEAFEYYWQYDKAKNFGQTQSAQWTDIALNNVDVKVSFSPHSKDNALLDEIAHDIEHNTNSSLFYSLAFLYQTSGSIRNAVTQLTNSGETFIYGVSDKEVGGLDLQKPDGSVLPVYPSVLSKNLPEPFKSEPTGGRGTRMHHKFVVIDFDRPTARVYFGSYNFSPTADTKNGENLLLIKDQRIAVSYMIEALRIFDHYHFRVAAKESQKSGNILFLQKPPKVENEKAWWEEYYTDKKKIKDRLLFSAK; encoded by the coding sequence ATGGGAAACACTAGCACAACAGACTGCCAAGTGAAAGCTGACAACCCGCATGCTCTTTTTACGTTGGTTGCTTACCGGGGAGAAGGTATGCTCTTATTGGCAATGAACTGGAAAGCTGGAGAACCTCCGAAAGATTTTGTTGGATTCTCAATTGAATACAAAGAACCAAATGGTTATAAGTATTACGCTTTAAAAAACCGACTTTCATTTCTGGAGGAAAACGGAAAGCCTTCGAAAGAAAGTATTTCCTCACTTCTTGCCCCTTTTCAAAAGTTTCGTTGGATTCATTTCCCCAGGAACGCAAATATGAAAGGTAACTTTACATACAGGGTGAGCCCTGTCTTCATGAACATCAACAATGAATTAAGCTATGGTGAACCGCAGATTGTTTCTATTTCTCTGAGTAATGAAACATATCCCAACAAACTTAACGTGACCTTTACAAGAGGATTTGTATCATCTCAAGCTTTTGTCAACAGATATGAGTCTGAAGGCGGAATTCCGGCACTGCTTCCGACTTCTTCTAAAATTGGGCTTGATTTCACACCAACACACCCAAAAGCGCAACAAGCATTAGCTTGGATGGGATTTGAAGCAACAGAAGAAATACTTAAGCTTCTGGACGATGCGATTGATGATGAAGATGCAGAAGTGAGAGTCGTAGCTTACGATATCAATCAACCAGATGTACTAAAAAGATTAATCCAACTGGGGCCAAGATTAAAAATCATTATTGATAACAGTGGAGAGCACGGCAAAGATGATTCTGCAGAAACAAAAGCGATGACCGTTCTGATGGAGTCTGCTCATGCCGAGGTAAAAAGACATCATATGAGCGGTCTTCAACACAATAAGACCATTGTCATTGACGGACCAAAAGTGAAAGCTGTGATTTGCGGCTCCACTAACTTTACATGGAGAGGCTTCTATGTACAAGCAAACAACGCTGTAATCATGCGGGGAGCCAAAGCGATTAAACCTTTTATGGAAGCCTTCGAATACTATTGGCAATATGACAAAGCAAAAAACTTTGGGCAAACTCAGTCAGCGCAGTGGACAGATATTGCTTTAAATAACGTGGACGTGAAAGTTTCCTTCTCTCCTCATTCGAAAGACAATGCCTTATTGGACGAAATTGCCCATGACATCGAGCACAATACAAACTCCAGCTTATTTTATTCGCTCGCATTTCTATATCAAACATCAGGTTCCATCAGAAATGCCGTGACACAACTAACAAACAGCGGAGAGACCTTTATTTATGGAGTCTCGGACAAAGAAGTCGGTGGGCTGGACCTTCAAAAGCCTGACGGCAGTGTATTACCTGTTTATCCGTCTGTATTATCTAAAAACCTGCCTGAGCCATTTAAATCAGAACCGACTGGCGGACGTGGCACCAGAATGCATCACAAGTTTGTGGTTATAGACTTTGACAGACCTACGGCAAGAGTCTATTTTGGTTCTTATAATTTTTCCCCTACAGCTGATACTAAGAACGGAGAAAATCTCTTATTGATAAAAGATCAGCGAATAGCTGTATCATACATGATCGAAGCATTGAGGATATTTGATCACTACCACTTTAGGGTTGCTGCAAAAGAATCACAAAAATCTGGAAATATCTTATTCTTGCAAAAGCCTCCTAAAGTTGAAAACGAAAAAGCATGGTGGGAGGAATATTATACTGACAAAAAGAAGATAAAAGATCGTTTACTATTCTCTGCAAAATAA
- a CDS encoding AraC family transcriptional regulator, whose protein sequence is MDIDKDVKYCHVSFNDGKSFYFDHVRISWDEQIGFHRSDTWELSYVITGSGTRLIGDTLEVFSRGEVILIPPDLPHGWFFDQFDHDETGKIENITIIFPTNLLERCALAFPEISEMVRKLQQIDRGLSFEGDTLSNVQQLMTLMTRQNDIEQLGSLLSIFQLIGAEDQPRVVGLMDKNTKSKQKLHEVTRYMVHNYHRSISLDDVASFVGMNRSSFCSFYKRAKGRSFFTDLTEYRIDCSCLMLRQTDITVADICFAVGFNDIPHFNRTFKRFKGESPKNYRLRMSPSVT, encoded by the coding sequence ATGGATATCGATAAAGATGTAAAATATTGTCATGTTTCGTTTAATGATGGAAAGTCATTTTACTTTGATCATGTGCGTATTTCGTGGGATGAGCAGATTGGCTTCCACCGAAGTGACACCTGGGAACTGTCGTATGTCATCACCGGTAGCGGTACGCGGTTGATTGGAGATACCCTAGAGGTATTTAGCAGGGGGGAGGTTATTTTGATTCCGCCTGATTTACCACACGGTTGGTTTTTCGATCAATTTGACCATGACGAAACGGGGAAAATAGAAAATATTACCATCATCTTTCCAACCAACTTATTGGAACGCTGTGCCCTTGCTTTTCCGGAAATTTCAGAGATGGTGCGTAAGTTGCAACAAATTGACCGCGGACTTAGCTTCGAAGGTGATACTTTATCAAATGTGCAGCAATTAATGACCCTAATGACTCGGCAAAATGACATCGAGCAGCTGGGCTCCTTGCTGTCTATTTTTCAGCTCATTGGTGCAGAAGACCAGCCCCGGGTTGTCGGTTTGATGGATAAGAATACTAAAAGCAAACAAAAGCTGCATGAAGTGACCCGCTACATGGTGCACAACTACCATCGAAGCATTTCTCTAGACGATGTCGCCAGTTTTGTTGGCATGAACCGTTCCTCGTTTTGCAGTTTTTATAAGCGAGCGAAAGGAAGGTCGTTTTTTACAGATTTGACAGAATACAGGATTGATTGCTCGTGCCTGATGCTTCGGCAAACAGATATCACGGTCGCCGATATTTGCTTTGCTGTTGGTTTTAATGATATCCCTCACTTTAATCGTACGTTTAAACGATTTAAAGGTGAAAGCCCCAAAAATTACCGGTTGAGAATGAGCCCAAGTGTTACCTAG
- a CDS encoding acyltransferase family protein, whose protein sequence is MSFLNLNNFSDTKKHYQILDGLRGVAAIIVVLFHILETFTGGDHTKQIINHGYLAVDFFFVLSGFVIGYAYDDRWGKMSLRDFFKRRLVRLHPMIIVGMLIGAATFYLQDSYFFPAIAQTPVWKMLLVMVIGFTLIPVGHSLDIRGWTEMHPLDGPAWSLFFEYIGNILYALFIRKLSNTFLAILVFIAGAALIHLAVTSPHGDVIGGWSIDPVQLRIGFTRLLYPFLAGLLLSRIAKPGQIKNAFTWASLVLFVFLAIPRIGTHETVWMNGLYDSVTIILIFPLIVYIGASGELKTKLASKLSRFLGDISYPLYIIHYPFIYIYMAWIAKNQEFINTSPYAKTTLVLISAALLLVTVALAHGLFKFYDVPVRKWLSKKFMSKAAK, encoded by the coding sequence ATGAGTTTTCTGAATTTAAACAACTTTTCCGATACAAAGAAACACTACCAGATTCTGGATGGATTACGTGGTGTTGCAGCGATCATCGTGGTGTTGTTTCACATCCTCGAAACCTTTACCGGCGGCGACCACACCAAACAAATCATTAACCATGGTTACCTGGCTGTCGATTTCTTCTTTGTGCTCTCCGGCTTCGTTATCGGCTATGCCTATGACGACCGTTGGGGGAAAATGAGCCTGAGGGATTTCTTTAAGCGACGTTTAGTCCGCCTGCACCCGATGATTATTGTGGGTATGCTCATTGGTGCGGCAACGTTCTATCTGCAAGATTCCTATTTTTTCCCTGCGATCGCTCAAACGCCAGTTTGGAAAATGTTACTGGTTATGGTAATCGGTTTTACCTTAATTCCAGTTGGTCATTCGTTGGATATACGAGGCTGGACTGAAATGCACCCTCTGGATGGCCCAGCCTGGTCACTGTTTTTTGAGTACATCGGAAACATTCTGTATGCGCTGTTCATTCGCAAACTGTCAAATACATTTTTGGCAATCCTGGTATTCATCGCCGGAGCAGCACTTATTCATCTTGCTGTAACCAGTCCTCATGGAGACGTAATAGGCGGCTGGTCCATCGATCCTGTTCAATTGAGAATCGGCTTTACCCGACTGCTCTATCCGTTTCTTGCCGGTCTATTACTGTCGCGCATTGCAAAACCGGGGCAAATCAAAAATGCGTTTACATGGGCCAGCTTAGTCCTGTTTGTCTTTTTGGCAATCCCAAGAATTGGGACACACGAGACAGTCTGGATGAATGGACTTTATGATTCAGTGACGATTATCTTGATTTTTCCCCTTATCGTATACATTGGTGCTAGCGGGGAATTGAAAACAAAACTGGCATCTAAGCTGAGTCGTTTCCTTGGCGACATTTCCTACCCGCTGTATATCATTCATTACCCTTTCATCTATATCTATATGGCATGGATTGCTAAGAACCAAGAGTTTATAAATACTTCACCTTACGCTAAAACAACCTTAGTTTTGATATCTGCAGCTTTGCTCCTTGTGACCGTTGCTCTGGCACATGGACTTTTTAAATTCTATGATGTTCCGGTTCGGAAATGGCTGTCGAAGAAATTCATGTCAAAGGCAGCTAAATAA
- a CDS encoding helix-turn-helix domain-containing protein yields the protein MRLSKGLSQMALSQKIGMSSSFVSHVESSKRRAKYNINHLNEIAKTFNCSPKDFWPDAPIS from the coding sequence ATGAGGTTGAGCAAAGGACTCTCGCAAATGGCTTTATCCCAGAAGATAGGCATGAGTAGTAGTTTTGTGTCTCATGTTGAGTCTTCCAAAAGAAGAGCTAAGTATAATATTAACCACCTTAATGAGATAGCCAAAACTTTTAATTGTTCGCCCAAAGACTTTTGGCCAGATGCCCCGATCTCTTAA
- a CDS encoding DUF3738 domain-containing protein, which yields MLSGKLSSLAEKKFDFSYDPAKPLLLEGNGGQASDLQYRSLITGYIDGIGAGGVSTDSLGRYKLRALNANVRQLYTSVFRLGGFDPLARANRCILELDTAKVLPPGTIPAYAPEVRDKYFSYELIVPPTLKDRANELMLQDLNRFFGALYHIRGTVEKRTVECWVLRKKPGAEKKLASHSPEPENSLDKSGIRTCRKLAFDDFVRSVSYLYHKLPFPVVDQTGISGEIDISYPTKEEDISRFSDYIERYGLYLQREPCTIDMLVIKQIE from the coding sequence GTGCTCTCTGGTAAGCTCAGCTCTCTGGCTGAAAAGAAGTTCGACTTTAGTTATGACCCTGCCAAACCCTTACTACTGGAAGGTAACGGGGGCCAAGCATCAGACCTGCAATACCGATCTCTGATTACCGGCTATATAGACGGCATCGGTGCCGGCGGAGTCAGTACAGACAGCCTGGGACGATACAAACTAAGGGCGCTCAATGCCAATGTGAGGCAGCTGTATACTTCGGTCTTCCGCCTGGGAGGATTTGATCCGCTGGCCCGTGCTAATCGTTGCATCCTTGAGCTGGACACTGCCAAAGTACTTCCGCCGGGGACGATCCCGGCTTACGCGCCAGAGGTGCGCGACAAGTATTTCAGCTATGAGCTGATTGTGCCTCCCACCCTAAAAGACCGTGCCAACGAGCTGATGCTCCAAGACCTGAACCGCTTTTTCGGGGCGCTGTACCATATCCGCGGAACCGTTGAGAAACGCACCGTCGAATGTTGGGTACTCCGAAAAAAGCCGGGAGCTGAGAAAAAGCTGGCATCCCATAGCCCGGAACCAGAGAATTCACTCGATAAGTCCGGCATTCGCACCTGCCGAAAGCTGGCTTTTGATGACTTTGTCCGGTCTGTGAGCTACCTCTACCACAAGCTCCCCTTTCCGGTGGTTGACCAAACGGGTATCAGCGGAGAGATTGACATCAGTTATCCGACTAAAGAGGAAGATATCAGCCGATTCTCTGACTACATCGAACGCTACGGGCTGTACCTGCAACGCGAGCCTTGTACGATTGATATGCTGGTGATCAAACAAATTGAATAG
- a CDS encoding SusC/RagA family TonB-linked outer membrane protein, with protein MAQYRQLSGTVLNTEELALPGVYITTTNLKASAITDSLGHFQITVPDQTVVLQVSHIGYARKTVHVPDDDAPLTIHLEQETVTIGEVVVSTGYQTLSKDKTPGSYSVVDNQLLNRSVSTDILSRLEDIAPSLLFDRRFDGSPSLSIRGQSTISSDESPLIVVDNFPYEGDIDNINPNDIESITLLKDAAAASIWGVRAGNGVIVITTKRGREGHAPTIGFNANVTVGEKPDLFYSPQFLNSSDFIDVEQSLFEQGYYSWMEGYYTQPAMSPVVQLLIAQRDGLINYEEAEAQLDEYRSRDVRRDFDKYFYRTSVNRQYSLSLTGGATNMDYYLSAGLDRNDDALVRNGLTRVTINSMMNYRLARSLELSTGISYAHSKQSWNNSGMSSVTSGGTYGLYPYARLADDNGNPLAIVRDYNADFVSQAEDNGLLDWSYRPLQDLEANDYTSATDALRINSGLKYQLTDWLNVEGRYQYERENNHIHHLQSTEMYYTRDLINSFAYTDDDGFIQFPVPEGGILDNSDTAIDSHSGRIQLNVDKTWNGGHQLTVLAGTEIRQARTTGISSRVYGYNKELMTFSSVDYVSQFLLNPDGYTDRVPDGNSLSELTDRNRSYYGNLSYTFRERYMLSGSARKDESNLFGVDANNKGVPLWSAGAGWLLSSEEFYPFASWLPVLKLRATYGYSGNVNKSLTAYATGYYYSNSETDLPYVQILTPPNPNLRWEKVRMVNFGIDFASKDRVFSGSIEYYRKRGFDLIGRSPLDPTIGFAVGGRNEFTGNNSALKGQGLDIQLTLNKTFGSFNWTSRLLYSHQTNRITRYDYESSSISAYFTSVPVPVPGNPRYSIYSLRWAGLNPENGDPQIYMGGEITSDYSDIASNLTLDDLVCEGSALPTSYGSLRQDFRLGDFSIGVNISYKFGYYFRRPSLSYSALYNSWTGHEEFSRRWLSPGDEQHTNVPSMPVVGTNSYRDNVYANADVNVEKGDHVRLRDINLSYDLIRSKHPWLPFAKVSLYGYINNIGIIWRANKSGLDPDYIYQSYPASRTYSLGIHLTL; from the coding sequence ATGGCCCAGTACAGGCAGCTATCGGGCACTGTACTTAACACTGAAGAGCTGGCCCTTCCAGGTGTGTACATTACCACCACCAACTTGAAGGCGTCCGCGATTACCGACAGTCTGGGACATTTTCAAATAACTGTTCCTGACCAGACAGTCGTTCTGCAGGTCTCCCATATAGGCTATGCCCGCAAAACAGTTCATGTCCCCGATGATGACGCTCCGCTGACCATCCACCTGGAGCAGGAAACAGTGACCATTGGAGAGGTGGTGGTCTCGACCGGCTATCAGACCCTCTCGAAAGACAAAACACCGGGATCCTACTCGGTTGTTGACAACCAGTTGTTAAACCGCTCAGTAAGTACAGACATTCTAAGCCGACTGGAAGATATCGCGCCCTCCCTGCTCTTTGACCGGCGCTTTGACGGCTCTCCTTCACTGAGTATCCGCGGACAAAGCACCATCAGCTCGGATGAAAGTCCGTTGATTGTGGTCGATAACTTTCCGTATGAGGGCGATATCGACAATATCAACCCCAACGACATCGAGAGCATCACCCTTTTAAAAGATGCGGCAGCCGCATCGATCTGGGGCGTACGGGCTGGTAACGGGGTAATTGTTATTACCACCAAACGAGGACGAGAGGGACACGCACCAACCATTGGGTTTAATGCCAATGTCACGGTGGGCGAAAAGCCCGATTTATTCTACAGCCCGCAATTTCTAAACTCATCTGACTTTATTGATGTGGAACAGTCGCTGTTTGAACAGGGCTATTACAGCTGGATGGAAGGTTATTACACCCAGCCGGCTATGTCACCTGTCGTACAGCTGCTAATTGCTCAAAGAGACGGGTTAATCAATTATGAAGAAGCTGAAGCGCAGCTGGATGAATACAGAAGCCGTGACGTGCGCCGCGACTTTGATAAATATTTCTACCGAACGAGTGTTAACAGGCAATACTCGTTATCGCTGACAGGTGGTGCCACCAATATGGACTACTACCTGAGTGCCGGTCTGGACCGCAACGATGACGCTCTGGTGCGCAACGGACTAACCCGGGTGACCATCAATTCCATGATGAATTACCGCCTGGCAAGATCACTGGAGCTGTCAACCGGCATCAGTTATGCCCACAGCAAGCAATCATGGAACAACAGTGGTATGTCCTCAGTAACCAGTGGTGGAACCTACGGGCTGTACCCCTATGCCCGGCTGGCCGATGATAACGGGAATCCCCTGGCGATCGTTCGGGATTACAATGCGGACTTTGTCAGTCAGGCAGAAGATAATGGTTTGTTGGACTGGTCGTACCGTCCCTTGCAGGATCTGGAGGCGAACGACTATACTTCTGCCACAGATGCTTTACGAATCAACTCGGGCTTGAAATACCAGCTGACTGATTGGCTGAACGTAGAAGGACGCTATCAATACGAGCGCGAGAACAACCACATCCACCACCTTCAGAGCACAGAGATGTACTATACGCGTGACCTGATCAACAGCTTCGCCTACACGGATGACGATGGTTTCATCCAATTTCCGGTCCCTGAAGGAGGGATACTGGATAACAGTGATACTGCTATTGATTCGCATTCGGGCCGAATTCAGCTTAATGTGGATAAAACATGGAACGGCGGTCACCAACTGACTGTACTGGCCGGAACTGAAATCCGGCAGGCACGCACAACTGGGATCTCAAGCCGGGTTTACGGGTACAACAAGGAGCTGATGACTTTTAGTTCAGTGGATTATGTCAGTCAATTCCTTCTCAATCCGGATGGCTATACCGACAGAGTTCCAGACGGCAATTCTCTCAGCGAACTAACCGACCGTAACCGGTCGTACTATGGAAATCTATCGTACACCTTCCGCGAACGCTATATGCTTTCGGGTAGTGCCCGAAAGGATGAATCGAACCTGTTCGGGGTCGATGCCAACAACAAAGGTGTTCCACTCTGGTCTGCCGGTGCGGGCTGGTTACTGAGTTCGGAAGAGTTTTACCCTTTCGCTTCGTGGCTCCCGGTTCTCAAACTCAGGGCCACTTACGGATACTCCGGAAACGTGAACAAATCGCTGACGGCCTATGCTACCGGCTATTATTACTCCAATAGTGAAACCGACCTTCCCTATGTGCAGATCCTCACTCCCCCAAACCCGAACCTGAGATGGGAAAAGGTCAGGATGGTTAATTTCGGAATCGATTTTGCAAGCAAAGACCGGGTTTTCTCGGGTAGCATCGAGTATTACCGAAAGCGGGGCTTTGATTTGATCGGCCGATCACCACTTGACCCAACCATTGGTTTTGCGGTCGGTGGTCGCAATGAGTTCACAGGTAATAACTCTGCCCTAAAAGGACAAGGTCTGGATATTCAACTGACCCTAAATAAAACCTTCGGCTCCTTCAACTGGACTAGCCGACTCCTCTACAGCCACCAGACCAACCGGATCACCCGCTATGACTATGAAAGTAGTAGTATATCAGCTTACTTCACCTCTGTTCCTGTCCCTGTTCCCGGTAATCCCCGTTACAGTATCTACAGCCTTAGGTGGGCCGGGCTGAACCCGGAGAACGGCGATCCGCAGATTTACATGGGAGGAGAGATCACCAGTGATTACAGTGACATTGCGTCCAACCTCACGCTGGATGACCTGGTTTGTGAAGGTTCGGCCCTGCCAACAAGCTACGGCTCCCTGCGCCAGGATTTTCGACTTGGTGATTTCTCTATCGGTGTGAACATCAGCTATAAGTTTGGATACTATTTTCGCAGGCCTTCGCTGAGTTATTCCGCCCTTTACAACTCCTGGACAGGACACGAAGAATTCAGCAGACGGTGGCTGTCTCCGGGTGACGAGCAACATACCAATGTCCCGTCTATGCCCGTGGTTGGCACCAACTCCTACCGAGATAATGTGTATGCCAACGCTGATGTCAACGTAGAAAAAGGGGACCATGTCCGGTTACGTGATATCAACCTTTCTTATGACCTGATCCGCTCCAAACACCCCTGGCTACCGTTTGCCAAAGTTTCCTTGTATGGCTATATCAACAACATCGGGATCATCTGGCGGGCAAACAAGTCCGGTCTCGATCCGGATTATATCTATCAAAGTTACCCGGCTTCAAGAACTTATTCACTGGGTATTCACCTAACACTGTAA
- a CDS encoding RagB/SusD family nutrient uptake outer membrane protein produces the protein MKHYTSILLLFLLALTACNEDFLETKPDTKLVVPSTLEDLQALIDYYNIHNASLPGMGELSSDDYYILYDRWNALSSAYQKNAYVWAKEIWEGNNSLDWNNRYQQVFYANYVLEGLEEINRAEDPEWWDQLEGSGLFHRAHAFYQLAQLFCPPYDSDSDNDGYGLPLRTTSDLNVHFDRATVEETYQRILADLEQAVRVLPESDSYKTRPVKAAAYALLSRTYLVMQDYDNALAFADSTIAFNYELIDFNALNTSASYPMERYNSEVIFHSQMTRYTPLNSSRLIIDSTLYDSYLNDDIRKEAWFRTVSGNYTFKGSYDGSTQIFNGLAIDECYLTKAECLARNGSLPEALNTLNQLLVTRFREGTFSPVTLTDQQQLLQEILLERRKELLFRGIRWADLRRLNLDPSTAKTLYRYLDGTIYSLEPNSPNYTLPIADDVLQLSNLPQNTRQ, from the coding sequence ATGAAACATTACACATCGATATTACTGTTATTCCTTTTAGCCCTTACAGCTTGCAACGAAGACTTTCTGGAAACCAAACCGGATACAAAACTCGTGGTACCGTCCACACTGGAAGATCTGCAAGCCTTGATTGACTACTACAACATCCATAATGCCAGTCTACCCGGCATGGGCGAACTATCTTCTGACGACTACTATATTTTATACGACCGCTGGAATGCTTTGTCTTCAGCTTACCAAAAAAATGCCTATGTCTGGGCCAAAGAAATCTGGGAAGGAAACAACTCACTGGATTGGAACAACCGCTACCAACAGGTATTTTATGCCAACTATGTACTTGAAGGACTGGAAGAAATAAACCGGGCGGAAGACCCCGAATGGTGGGATCAGCTTGAAGGCAGCGGCTTGTTTCATCGGGCGCATGCTTTCTATCAGCTGGCCCAGCTTTTCTGTCCGCCTTATGACTCAGATTCAGACAACGACGGCTACGGACTGCCGCTGCGAACAACTTCTGATCTGAATGTTCACTTCGATCGCGCGACAGTTGAGGAAACCTACCAGCGGATTCTGGCCGACCTGGAGCAAGCGGTCCGGGTACTTCCCGAGTCGGATAGCTACAAAACACGACCGGTAAAGGCTGCAGCCTATGCGCTGTTATCACGAACTTACCTGGTGATGCAGGATTACGACAACGCGCTGGCATTTGCCGACTCGACAATAGCTTTCAATTACGAATTGATTGATTTTAACGCTCTAAATACTTCGGCATCGTATCCCATGGAGAGGTACAACAGTGAAGTCATTTTCCATAGCCAGATGACCCGCTACACGCCCCTTAACAGCTCCCGGCTGATTATCGACTCAACATTGTACGATTCGTACCTCAATGATGATATCCGTAAAGAAGCCTGGTTTAGAACAGTCAGTGGAAATTATACCTTCAAAGGTAGTTATGATGGTTCAACGCAAATATTTAACGGTCTGGCCATTGACGAATGTTACCTCACAAAGGCAGAATGTCTGGCACGTAATGGTTCTCTACCGGAGGCTCTCAACACCTTGAACCAATTGCTTGTCACCCGCTTTAGGGAGGGTACATTCAGCCCCGTCACACTGACTGATCAGCAGCAGCTTTTACAGGAGATCTTACTGGAACGACGAAAGGAACTTCTGTTCCGGGGTATTCGATGGGCCGATCTTAGGCGTTTAAACCTTGATCCGTCAACAGCCAAAACACTTTACCGGTATCTGGACGGAACTATTTACTCCCTGGAGCCAAACAGTCCGAACTACACCTTACCTATTGCCGATGATGTCCTTCAACTCTCCAATCTTCCCCAGAACACACGACAGTAG
- a CDS encoding Crp/Fnr family transcriptional regulator — MKNHSLFDVIFRLRPMPEKLTDKTYASQLIDAVNECLVVTRHRHRYLLLNSGHISDYMYFVEQGTVRCFHIGESTGREVTSIIWTQRAIVCDPVSFFQRKASDVNIEVMPDSRLLSISYSHLREIFTAFPEAEVFSRCISLQYVYYFMQRNRQLSDWSAWERYLHLLKTYPGIELRLTKEIIASYLNITPQSLSRMVRENGHP, encoded by the coding sequence TTGAAAAATCACAGTTTGTTTGATGTCATTTTTCGGCTAAGACCAATGCCTGAAAAATTGACTGATAAGACTTACGCCAGTCAGCTTATTGATGCTGTGAATGAGTGTTTAGTCGTAACCCGCCATCGCCATCGCTATCTACTACTGAACAGCGGTCACATATCAGATTACATGTATTTTGTTGAGCAGGGAACTGTTCGTTGCTTTCATATTGGAGAAAGCACTGGAAGGGAAGTCACGTCGATTATTTGGACGCAGCGGGCCATTGTCTGCGATCCGGTGAGCTTTTTTCAACGTAAAGCCTCAGATGTGAATATTGAAGTGATGCCGGACAGCCGTCTGTTATCAATCTCCTACAGTCACCTTCGTGAGATTTTTACAGCCTTCCCGGAAGCAGAAGTCTTTTCCCGTTGTATTTCGCTCCAGTATGTGTATTATTTCATGCAGCGAAACCGGCAATTATCCGATTGGTCTGCCTGGGAAAGGTATTTGCATTTGTTGAAGACTTATCCGGGAATCGAATTGAGGCTTACAAAAGAGATCATTGCTTCCTATCTGAATATCACGCCGCAATCACTCAGTCGGATGGTACGGGAGAATGGTCATCCATGA